In Gammaproteobacteria bacterium, the sequence TCGACTGCACCAAACCGAATACCACGATCTACCAAGAAGTGATTGACGGCACTTGCTACGCACTGGCTGGTATACATATCAGCTCTAAGCTTTTTCCAAATTGGTTGTGGTCTACCTTTGAGCCACAAGACCCGCGCACCAATCCAAACCGCTGCAAACCCACGCTATACAATGCCTGCACCGATAGCTGGGGCTCGAATCCCGCGACTTCCACGGGGAGCAACACAGCGCCGACAACAACCCTTGCCGCATTGTTTAAAGCCGCCGGTGCAGCACTGGATCCTTCCTTTCAGAACTATCGCATGACCGGTACACAATCCGCTTACAACCAGCCAACCGCCAGTCAGGGTAAGTTGGGAAGTTCTTTCGTTGAATTCAATGCCGATGTGCCCGCCCAACAAGCGTCGTGCATCACGTGCCACAGTTATGCTCAGCGTCAGCCCACTCCTCCGCCGGCGGGATCTACGCCTCCGGGAGGCCCGCTACCAGGAGGAGCAAACGTAGGAACACCGACCGCCCTACCGGCCGCCTACAAGTCTCTCGATTTCTCATGGTTCTTGGGATTTGGTGTACCACAAGGTAGTGTTTGTCAGGACGTAAATGCCGGCCCGCTCTGGAATAACGGTGATGCTCAAGCCAAATGTCCCAGCGTTTGTGCCAAAACGTCCACCACCTGGAATGGCCAGTGGAAAACCACGGTGCAAGGGCAAATGTCGGTGTGCGGTTGCTGCAGCAATTAACAGCCACATCAGGTAATGCGGAGTAACGTGAGGGCGGCTTTTATGCCGCCCTCATTACGTTTTGGATTTATCAGGGCTAGCAAGTATCACAAAATAGGGGGCCGATTTATTTTCTGTTGATATGCGACCACACTGCTGTCCGGACGTTGAACACGCCAAACACGGTAATTGCTTGATCTGAAATAGATAGCGCATGATTTTTTCTGGTCTCGATTTGAAACACGTGGCATCGATTTGCGACCCTGCGAGGAACTCATTCGCCGGGGGCGTC encodes:
- a CDS encoding mannan-binding lectin, which encodes MTGTQSAYNQPTASQGKLGSSFVEFNADVPAQQASCITCHSYAQRQPTPPPAGSTPPGGPLPGGANVGTPTALPAAYKSLDFSWFLGFGVPQGSVCQDVNAGPLWNNGDAQAKCPSVCAKTSTTWNGQWKTTVQGQMSVCGCCSN